The following nucleotide sequence is from Streptomyces pactum.
TCGGTGGGGCCGTAGGCGTTGACCATCCGCCGGCCGGGGGCGAACCGGGCCACCAGCTCGGGGGTGCACGCCTCGCCGCCGGAGATCAGCGTCATGCCCGGGGGCAGTCCGTCGTCCGGCAGGGCGGAGAGCACCACCGGCGGGATGAGGGCGTGGGTGACCGCGTGCCGGTGGAGCACCTCGGTGAGGTCCGGGCCGGTGAGCCGTTCGGCCGGGGCCATCACCAGGGTGCCGCCGGACAGCAGCGCCATGCACAGGTCCCAGAACGCGGCGTCGAAGCTGGAGGAGGCGAACTGGAGCACCCGGCTGCCCGGGCCGGCGCCGAGCCGTTCGGTCTGGGTGGCGAGCAGGTTCGCCACTCCGCGGTGGGTGACCTGTACGCCCTTGGGCAGGCCGGTGGAGCCGGAGGTGTAGATGACGTACGCGGGGTGGTCCGGCAGCGGACCGGTGGGCGGGCCGGCCGGGCCGGGCTCCGCCGGCCGGGCGGTGTCCGGGTCGTCCAGGACGAGCCGGGGCACCTCCCCCGCGGGCAGCTGCCCGGCGACGGCGCCGAGGGTGAGCAGCAGCGCCGGTCGGCTGTCGCGGAGCATGTGGGTGATGCGCTCGGCCGGGTAGTCGGGGTCGACCGGCAGGTAGGCGGCGCCGGTGCGGACCACCGCCAGCACCGCGGTCACCAGCTCCGGGCAGCGGGGCATGGAGACCGCGACGACGCTCTCCGGGCCGATGCCGCGCCCGGCCAGCAGTCCGGCCAGCCGTGCGGCGGCGGCGTCCAGTTCCGCGTAGCTCAGCGTCCGGTCCTCGAAGAGCAGCGCGGGCGCGTCCGGGGCGGCCGCCACCCGGCGGGCGAACAGCTCCGGCACGGTGGCCGCGGGCACCTTCCGGGCGGCGTCGTTCCACTCGTCCAGGACGCGGTCCCGCTCGCCGGGCAGCAGCAGGTCGAGCCGGTCGACGGGCCGGCCCGGGTCGGCGGCGGCCGAGGCCAGCACGTGCGCCAGCCGGGCGGCGAGCCGCTCGGCGGTCGCCCGCTCGAACAGGTCGCTGCTGTAGGAGACCACGCCCTCGATGCCCGCGGGGGCGCCGTCGGGGGCGCGGGTCTCGGCGAAGCTGAAGGACAGGTCGAACTTGGCGACGTCGAAGCCGAGCGGTTCGGGTCCGGCGGTCACCCCGGCCAGCTCCAGGGCGGCCTCGGCGGTGTTCTCGAAGTTCAGCATCACCTGGAACAGCGGGTTGCGCGCCATCGACCGCTCGGGGTTGACCAGTTCCACCAGGCGCTCGAAGGGCAGGTCCTGGTGGGCGTAGGCGGCCAGGTCGGTCTCCCGCACCCGGCGCAGCAGCTCGGTGAAGCTCGGCGAGCCGGAGGTGTCGGTGCGCAGCACCAGGGTGTTGACGAAGAAGCCCACCAGGTCGTCGAGCTGGTCGTCGGTGCGGCCGGCGACGGCGGTGCCGATCGGGATGTCGGTGCCCGCGCCGAGCCCGCTGAGCAGGGTGGCCAGGCCCGCCTGGACGGTCATGAAGAGGCTGGCCCGGTGCTCCGAGGACAGCTCCAGCAGCGTCCGGTGGACGTCCGCGCCGATCCGGAAGGAGACCAGGCCGCCGCGGTAGCTGGGGGTGGGCGGGCGCCGGTGGTCGGTGGGCAGCACCAGCTCGTCGGGGGCGCCGGCGAGGGTGGTGCGCCAGTACGCGGCCTGCCGGGCGATGACGCTGTCCGGGTCGTCCTCGCTGCCCAGCACCTCGTGCTGCCACAGGGTGTGGTCGGCGTACTGCACCGGCAGCGGGGGGAGGTCCGGTGCCCGGCCGGCGGTGCGGGCGGCGTAGGCGGCGGACAGGTCGCGGCCCAGCGGCGTCATCGACCAGCCGTCGCCGGCGATGTGGTGGATGACCAGCAGCAGCACGTGCTCGGTGGCGGCCGGCGCGAACAGCCGGGCGCGCACCGGGATCTCGGTGGCGAGGTCGAAGCCCTCGGCGACGGCCGCGTCCAGCGCGGCGGGCAGTTCCGCCTCGGTGGTCTCCACCACCGGTACCGGGGGCACCACGTCCAGGACGACCTGCCGGGGGCGGCCGTCCACCTCGGGGAAGACGGTGCGCAGGCTCTCGTGCCGCCGCACCACGTCGGCGACCGCGGCGGTCAGCGCGGCGCGGTCCAGCGGGCCGCGCAGGCGCACCGCGACCGGCAGGTTGTAGGTGGCGCTGGGGCCCTCGAACCGGTTGAGGAACCACAGCCGGCGCTGGGCGAAGGACAGCGGCACCTCCTCCGGGCGCTCCCGGCGGGTGACCGCGCGCCGGGCCCGGGCCGCGGTGCCGGCCGCGGCGGCGAGCCCGGCCGGGGTGGGCGCCTCGAACAGGTCGCGGACGGCGAGTTCCACGCCGAGCACGGTGCGCAGCCGGCTGGTCAGCCGGGTGGCGAGCAGCGAGTGGCCGCCGAGGTGGAAGAAGTTGTCGTCCACGCCGACCTCGTCCAGCCCCAGCACCTCGGCGAACAGGTCGCACACCGCCGCCTCGCGGGCGTCGGCGGGGGCGCGCCGCTCGGCGGCCTCCCGGGCGGGGGCGGGCAGCGCCCGGCGGTCGAGGTTGCCGTTGGGGGTCAGCGGCAGCGCGTCCAGGGCGACGAAGGCGGTGGGCACCATGTAGTCGGGCAGCGCGGTGGCCGCGTGCTTGCGCAGCTCCGCGGCCTGCGGTGCGACGCGGCCGGCGGCCGGCACCACGTACCCGACGAGCTGCTTCACGCCGGGCCGGTCCTGCCGGGCCAGCACGGCGACCGAGGCGACGTCGGGGTGGGTGGCGAGCTGTGCCTCGATCTCGCCCAGCTCGATGCGGAAGCCGCGGATCTTGACCTGGTGGTCCGCCCGGCCGACGAACTCCAGCTCGCCGGCCTTGTTCCAGCGCACCAGGTCGCCGGTGCGGTACAGGCGGGAGCCGGCCGGGCCGAACGGGTCGGCGACGAACCGCTCGGCGGTGAGCGCCGGGCGCCGGAGGTAGCCGCGGGCGAGTCCGGCGCCGCCCAGGTACAGCTCGCCGACGACGCCGGCGGGGACCGGGGTGAGCAGGTCGTCCAGGACGTACACCCGGCCGCCCGCGATCGGCCGGCCGATCGGGGCGGTGGCAGGCCACCGGGCGGGGTCGGCCGGCAGGGTGGCGCCGGTGGCCACATGGGTCTCGGTGGGTCCGTAGTGGTTGTGCAGCCGCAGCCCGGGCCGGGCGGCGCAGAACGCGCGCAGCCGGGGGGTGAGGGCCAGTGCCTCGCCGGCCTGGGCGATCGTGCGCAGCGCGGTGAGCGGTACGTCCGCCTCCTGGGCGGCCTCCACCACGGCGTCCACCACCAGGTTGGGGGCGTACAGTTCGGCGATCCGGTGGTCGTCGAGCCAGCGGGCGAGGGCGGCGGCGTCCTTGCGGACCTCGTCGGCGGGGATCACCAGGGTCTTGCCGGTGAGCAGGGTGGCGAGCATCTCCTGGGCGGAGACGTCGAAGCTGATGGCGGTGAACTGCGCCACCCGGTCGCCGGGTTCGCCGCCCACTTCGGCGTGGTGCCAGGCGATCAGGTTGGCCATGGCGCGGGCGGGCATCACCACGCCCTTGGGGCGGCCGGTGGAGCCGGAGGTGTAGATGGTGTACACGGGGTGGCCGAGGTGGAGCGGACGGGTGCGGTCGGCGTCGGTGAGGTCGGTGTCCGGCTGCCCGGCGAGGGCCTGGTCGGTCTCCGGTTCGTCCAGGGCGAGCACCGGCGTGCGGTGGCCGTCGGGGAGCAGCCCGGTGCGGGTGAGCACCACCGCGGGCGCGGCGTCGGCGAGGGTGAGGACGGTGCGTTCGGCCGGGTGCGCGGGGTCCAGCGGCAGGTACGCCGCGCCGGCCTTGAGCACCGCGCAGACCGCCACCAGCAGCTCCGGGGAGCGCGGCAGGGCGATGCCGACGGTGTCCTCTGGGCCGATGCCGCGGGCGGCCAGCAGGCGGGCGAGCCGGTTGGCGCGGGCGTCGAGCTCCGCGTAGGTCAGCCCGGTGCCGTCGGCCACCGCGGCCGGCAGCTCCGGGTGGGCCCGGACCCGGCGCCGGAACAGCTCGGGCAGGGTGGTGGCGTCCAGCGGGTGCGCGGTGTCGTTGACGGCGGTGACCAGGCGGTGCCGCTCCACGGGGTCGAGCAGGTCCAGGGAGCCGATCGCCCGCCGGGGGTCGTCCACCACCGCGGCGAGCACCCGTACGTAGCGGTCGGCCAGTTCCTGGACGGTCTCCCGGTCGAACAGGTCGGTGCTGTACTCCATCCAGCCGGCCAGGCCGTCCACCGCGCCGGCCGCGGTGCGCTGTTCGATGACGCCGACGAACAGGTCGAACTTGGCCAGCGCGCCGTCGTGCTCGTAGGGCTCCACCCGGGCGCCGGGCAGCACCAGTTCGGCCTGCCGGTTGTTCTGCACGGTGAACATCACCTGGAACAGCGGGTGCCGGGCCATGGACCGCTCGGGGTTGAGGTGCTCGACCAGCCGCTCGAAGGGCACGTCCTGGTTGGCGTAGGCGGCCAGGTCGGCCTCCCGCACCCGGTCCACCAGTTCCCGGAAGGTGGGGTTGCCGGAGGTGTCGGTGCGCAGCACCAGGGTGTTGAGGAAGAAGCCGACGAGGTCGTCCACGGCGTCGTCGGTGCGGCCGGCGATCGGCGTGCCCAGGGGGATGTCGGAGCCGGCGCCGGAGCGGGAGAGCAGCACCGACAGCCCGGCCTGGAGCACCATGAACAGGCTCGCCTGGCAGTTGCGGGAGAGGGTGAGCAGCTTCTGGTGGAGCGCGGCGTCGAGGTGGAAGGAGACGGTGTCGCCGGCGTAGCCGGGCACCGCCGGGCGGGGCCGGTCCACCGGCAGGTTCAGCTCGTCGGGGATGCCCTCCAGGGTGGTCTCCCAGAAGGCGAGCTGCCGGGAGATGGCGCTGCCGGGATCGCTCTCGTCGCCCAGCACCCGCCGCTGCCACAGGGTGTAGTCGGCGTACTGCACCGGCAGCGGGGGCAGGCCGGGGTCGTCGCCCTCCAGCCGGGCGGCGTAGGCGACGGACAGGTCGCGGCCGAAGACGCTCATCGACCAGCCGTCGCCGACGATGTGGTGCATCACCACCAGCAGGACGTGGGTGTGCGGTCCGGTGCGGTACACGCGGATGCGCAGCGGCAGGTCCTCGGCGAGCCGGAAGCCGGTCGCCGACTCCCGCTCCAGCACCTGGTCGAGAGTCTCCGGGGCGGCGGTGAGGTCCACCGCCTCCAGGTCCAGCCGGACCTCGGCCGGGTCCAGGACGTGCTGGTAGGGGGTGCCGTCCACCTCGGGGAAGACGGTGCGCAGGCTCTCGTGCCGGTCGATCACGTCGTGGAACGCCCGGCGCAGCGCGGTCAGGTCCAGCTCGCCGGTGAGCCGCAGGGTCAGCGGCACGTTGTAGATGGGCTTGGCGCCCTCCAGCCGGTCCAGGAACCACAGCCTGCGCTGGGCGTGGGAGAGCGGGACGTGCTCGGGCCGCTCCCCGGCGGTGAGCGCCGGCCGGTCGTCGGTCACCTCGGTGAGCCGGCGGGCGATGCCGGCCACCGTGGGCGCCTCGAAGACCGCGCGCATGGACAGCTGGACGCCGAAGACCGCGCGGGCCCGGGAGACCAGCCGGGTGGCGAGCAGCGAGTGGCCGCCCAGGTCGAAGAAGTCGTCGTCCACGCCGATCGCGTTCACCCCGAGGACCTCGGTGAACAGGGAGGTGAGGATCTCCTCCTGCGGGGTGCGCGGGGCGCGGCCGGCGAGTTCGGCGGCCGGGTCGGGCTCGGGCAGGGCGGCGCGGTCCAGCTTCCCGTTGGGGGTGAGCGGGAACGCGTCCATCACCACGAAGGCGGAGGGGACCATGTACTCCGGCAGCGCGGCGCCGACGTGGGCGCGGAGCGCGCCGGGCCGGGGCACCTGGGCGCCGGCGGCGGGCACCAGGTAGGCCACCAGCCGCTTGTCGCCCTGCTCGGTGGCGCGCACCACGGCCAGCGCCCGTTCCACGCTGTCGTGGGTGAGCAGCGCCGACTCGACCTCGCCCAGCTCGATCCGGAAGCCGCGGACCTTGACCTGGTCGTCGGCGCGGCCGACGAACTCCAGCACCGGCCGGTCGCCGTCGCCGCCGGACCGCCAGCGCACCAGGTCGCCGGTGCGGTACATCCGCCGGCCGTCGCCGGCGAACGGGTCGGCGACGAACCGCTCGGCGGTCAGCCCCGGCCGGCCCAGGTAGCCGCGGGCGGTGCAGGGCCCGGAGACGTACAGCTCGCCGGTGACGCCGGGCAGCACCGGGCGCAGCGCGCCGTCGAGCACCCGCAGCACCGAGGTGCCGATGGCGGTGCCGATCGGGGGCACCCCGGCGCCGGAGAGCGGGCCGCTGACCGAGGCGCACACGGTGGTCTCGGTGGGGCCGTAGGCGTTGATCATCGTACGGTCGCGGGACCAGGCCTCGACCAGTTCGGGGGCGGTGGTCTCGCCGGCCACGATGAGCAGCCGCACGGTGGGGAAGTCGGCGGCGTCGAGCACGGCGAGCGCGGCCGGCGGGATGGTGGCGTGGGTGACGCGGTGTTCGGCGACCAGCTCGACCAGCGCGCGGCCGGGCTGCAGCCGCTCGGCCGGGGCCAGCACCAGGGCACCGCCGGACAGCAGCGCCGGGTAGATCTCGGCCACGGCGGCGTCGAAGCTCGGCGAGGCGAACTGGAGCACCCGGCTGCCCGGGCCGACCCCGAACCGTTCGACGTGGGTGGCGATCAGGCCGGCCACCCCGGTGTGCGGGACCACCACGCCCTTGGGGCGGCCGGTGGAGCCGGAGGTGTAGATGACGTACGCGGGATGGGCCGGGAGCAGCGGGGCGGTCCGCTCCGCCGGTTCCACGGGTGCGGCGGATCGGGCCTCGGTGGCGGCCGCGGTGGCCGGGTCGTCGAGCACCAGCCGCGGCGCGGTGCAGGTGGCCGGGACGGCGGCGGCCGAGCCGGTGTCGGTGACCACCAGGGCCGGGTCGGAGTCGGTGAGCAGGTAGCCGATCCGGTCCGCCGGGTAGCCGGTGTCCACCGGCAGGTAGGCGGCCCCGGCCTTGACCACCGCGAGCATGGCGACGATCAGTTCCGGGGAGCGGGGCAGCACCAGGGCCACCACCTTCTCCGGGCCCGCCCCGCCCTCGATCAGGGTGCGGGCGAGCCGGTTGGCGCGGCGGTCGAGTCCGGCGTAGTCGAGGGTGGTGTCCTGGTGGATCAGCGCGGGGGCGGCGGGGTGCCGGCGCACCTGCTCGGCGAAGAGGTCGCCGATGGTGGCGCCGCCGGGCAGCGGCCGGGCGGGGACGCCGTGGTCGAGCAGGCGCGCCCGCTCCTCGCCGGTGAGCAGCGGCAGCCGGGCGACGAGCTGCCCCGGGTCGGCGGTGAAGGCCTCGAACAGGCGGCGGACGCGCTCGCCCAGCGTCCGCATGTCGTCGGCGGTGAACAGCTCGGCCCGGTAGCCGAAGCTCAGGCGCAGCGCGGCGCCGGGGAGCACCGCGACGCTGAGCGGGTAGTGGTTGGCGTCGGTGCCCTTGGCCCCGGCCAGCCGGAGGTTGCCGGGCAGCTCGGTCAGGTCGTCGCCGCTCATCGGGTAGTTCTCGGTGACGGTGACGGTGTCGAACAGGGTGGTCGTCCCGGACACGCCCTGGATGTCGGGGAGGCTGAGGTGGTGGTGCGGCATCATGCCGGTCATCTGCCGCTGGAGCGAGGCGAGGGTCTCCAGCAGGGTCTGTCCGGGCCGCACCCGGACCCGGACCGGGACGGTGTTGATGAACAGGCCGACCATGTTCTCCATGCCGGCGAGTT
It contains:
- a CDS encoding non-ribosomal peptide synthetase, which produces MKRVAIDDVLPLSPLQEGMLFHALYEEHRFDVYTAQLVIDLEGELDAAAMRDAVATLLRRHANLRAGFRYEKLSKPVQVVPREVPVPWREVDLTHLGEAEQRAELDRLAAEDADHRFDLSTGPLLRFTLVRRGAGRDRLMFNSHHILLDGWSTARFMYELFTIYESRGDSGLPPVTPYRDYLGWLAAQDRQAAESAWREVLGDIEEPTLVAPGDAGVTSAPHELTITLTEDLTTRVRETARRNDLTLNTVFQGCWALLLAQLTGRDDVVFGATVSGRPAELAGMENMVGLFINTVPVRVRVRPGQTLLETLASLQRQMTGMMPHHHLSLPDIQGVSGTTTLFDTVTVTENYPMSGDDLTELPGNLRLAGAKGTDANHYPLSVAVLPGAALRLSFGYRAELFTADDMRTLGERVRRLFEAFTADPGQLVARLPLLTGEERARLLDHGVPARPLPGGATIGDLFAEQVRRHPAAPALIHQDTTLDYAGLDRRANRLARTLIEGGAGPEKVVALVLPRSPELIVAMLAVVKAGAAYLPVDTGYPADRIGYLLTDSDPALVVTDTGSAAAVPATCTAPRLVLDDPATAAATEARSAAPVEPAERTAPLLPAHPAYVIYTSGSTGRPKGVVVPHTGVAGLIATHVERFGVGPGSRVLQFASPSFDAAVAEIYPALLSGGALVLAPAERLQPGRALVELVAEHRVTHATIPPAALAVLDAADFPTVRLLIVAGETTAPELVEAWSRDRTMINAYGPTETTVCASVSGPLSGAGVPPIGTAIGTSVLRVLDGALRPVLPGVTGELYVSGPCTARGYLGRPGLTAERFVADPFAGDGRRMYRTGDLVRWRSGGDGDRPVLEFVGRADDQVKVRGFRIELGEVESALLTHDSVERALAVVRATEQGDKRLVAYLVPAAGAQVPRPGALRAHVGAALPEYMVPSAFVVMDAFPLTPNGKLDRAALPEPDPAAELAGRAPRTPQEEILTSLFTEVLGVNAIGVDDDFFDLGGHSLLATRLVSRARAVFGVQLSMRAVFEAPTVAGIARRLTEVTDDRPALTAGERPEHVPLSHAQRRLWFLDRLEGAKPIYNVPLTLRLTGELDLTALRRAFHDVIDRHESLRTVFPEVDGTPYQHVLDPAEVRLDLEAVDLTAAPETLDQVLERESATGFRLAEDLPLRIRVYRTGPHTHVLLVVMHHIVGDGWSMSVFGRDLSVAYAARLEGDDPGLPPLPVQYADYTLWQRRVLGDESDPGSAISRQLAFWETTLEGIPDELNLPVDRPRPAVPGYAGDTVSFHLDAALHQKLLTLSRNCQASLFMVLQAGLSVLLSRSGAGSDIPLGTPIAGRTDDAVDDLVGFFLNTLVLRTDTSGNPTFRELVDRVREADLAAYANQDVPFERLVEHLNPERSMARHPLFQVMFTVQNNRQAELVLPGARVEPYEHDGALAKFDLFVGVIEQRTAAGAVDGLAGWMEYSTDLFDRETVQELADRYVRVLAAVVDDPRRAIGSLDLLDPVERHRLVTAVNDTAHPLDATTLPELFRRRVRAHPELPAAVADGTGLTYAELDARANRLARLLAARGIGPEDTVGIALPRSPELLVAVCAVLKAGAAYLPLDPAHPAERTVLTLADAAPAVVLTRTGLLPDGHRTPVLALDEPETDQALAGQPDTDLTDADRTRPLHLGHPVYTIYTSGSTGRPKGVVMPARAMANLIAWHHAEVGGEPGDRVAQFTAISFDVSAQEMLATLLTGKTLVIPADEVRKDAAALARWLDDHRIAELYAPNLVVDAVVEAAQEADVPLTALRTIAQAGEALALTPRLRAFCAARPGLRLHNHYGPTETHVATGATLPADPARWPATAPIGRPIAGGRVYVLDDLLTPVPAGVVGELYLGGAGLARGYLRRPALTAERFVADPFGPAGSRLYRTGDLVRWNKAGELEFVGRADHQVKIRGFRIELGEIEAQLATHPDVASVAVLARQDRPGVKQLVGYVVPAAGRVAPQAAELRKHAATALPDYMVPTAFVALDALPLTPNGNLDRRALPAPAREAAERRAPADAREAAVCDLFAEVLGLDEVGVDDNFFHLGGHSLLATRLTSRLRTVLGVELAVRDLFEAPTPAGLAAAAGTAARARRAVTRRERPEEVPLSFAQRRLWFLNRFEGPSATYNLPVAVRLRGPLDRAALTAAVADVVRRHESLRTVFPEVDGRPRQVVLDVVPPVPVVETTEAELPAALDAAVAEGFDLATEIPVRARLFAPAATEHVLLLVIHHIAGDGWSMTPLGRDLSAAYAARTAGRAPDLPPLPVQYADHTLWQHEVLGSEDDPDSVIARQAAYWRTTLAGAPDELVLPTDHRRPPTPSYRGGLVSFRIGADVHRTLLELSSEHRASLFMTVQAGLATLLSGLGAGTDIPIGTAVAGRTDDQLDDLVGFFVNTLVLRTDTSGSPSFTELLRRVRETDLAAYAHQDLPFERLVELVNPERSMARNPLFQVMLNFENTAEAALELAGVTAGPEPLGFDVAKFDLSFSFAETRAPDGAPAGIEGVVSYSSDLFERATAERLAARLAHVLASAAADPGRPVDRLDLLLPGERDRVLDEWNDAARKVPAATVPELFARRVAAAPDAPALLFEDRTLSYAELDAAAARLAGLLAGRGIGPESVVAVSMPRCPELVTAVLAVVRTGAAYLPVDPDYPAERITHMLRDSRPALLLTLGAVAGQLPAGEVPRLVLDDPDTARPAEPGPAGPPTGPLPDHPAYVIYTSGSTGLPKGVQVTHRGVANLLATQTERLGAGPGSRVLQFASSSFDAAFWDLCMALLSGGTLVMAPAERLTGPDLTEVLHRHAVTHALIPPVVLSALPDDGLPPGMTLISGGEACTPELVARFAPGRRMVNAYGPTETTVVASLSAPLTAAAGPPPIGIPVAGGRLYVLDAALRPVPPGVTGELYVGGPGLARGYLGRPALTAERFVADPFGPAGSRLYRTGDLVRWGEDGALRYTGRADAQVKIRGFRVEPGEIEACLLTRPEVAQAAVRVREDTPGRRQLVAYLVAADGATADPAQLRAHAAATLPDHMVPAAFVLLAALPRTVNGKLDERALPAPEFTAAPAGAAARTEPERLLCAMFADVLGLTEVGVDDNFFHLGGDSIVSIQLVARARAAGLVFTPRDVFRHPTAAALAAVAGTVADEPAEEPGAGTGVVPATPVMRWLRERGGPVDRFHQSMMLQAPAGCGTEPLARTVQALLDHHDALRARLDRTGEEWTLVVPEPGTVRAADLIRRVDITGLDEAGRLAAFAEHGEAALDRLAPDDGTMVQVVWFDAGPHERGRAFLAVHHLVVDAVSWRILLPDLDRAWQAVQAGADPAMEPVGTSLRRWSQALVAEAARPGRLAELPGWQHRLAAAPAPLPELVCDPGRDVIGTLRTVERTAPAEVTHALLNELPAMFHAAADDVLLTALTLAAADWRRRRTAGTGQGLLVALEGHGREEITERTRLTRTVGWFTTIHPVHLDPGRISWSEAFAGGPAAGDALTRIKEQLRAVPDKGIGYGLLRYLNPDTAPSLRDLPEPQIGFNYLGRFSTSGGPVEADWALAPESGAIGGEDPGMPVAHVLEVTASAEDGPDGPRLRVIWQWPAGLLDEARVDDLADSFTRALEGLAAHAGTAQVVRHTPSDMDLVEVSQDELDELAGELDQW